One Deltaproteobacteria bacterium genomic window carries:
- a CDS encoding TonB-dependent receptor has translation MRNASCRIRHHVQGSLRKAVLPLSALLLIIIPVCVDSADHAVKPAMQDIQLAAATTKEELLLFWEEKDLYVQSATRHPKPISRAAENIAVVTAKEIEEMNAHSVEEILNRVPGVYVDFQGQDFSPVGLIHIQGSIQSAEDRHVAVYLDGVPMNNLSGGTAVTTMIPVRIIDRIEIVKGPASSTWGSALGGVVNIITKDQGVTRTPKATVSASYGEKNSQDYNGELFGRPGSAGYYLFAGWQDSDGLRDHRATEKNRAYAKVGVTPSRDLDLLFSAGYGDHFSDSGDNPVMPTRSGIDLSVLFATGSFNYRVSPRMSLKGALHYIRQKFDSSSFVPATDQLRRETITDDRTSGGNLKLVHAGDRHTVVAGAEFGHGTLQQTIRYGPQYQSPPYNQPSSTFVEPRVDKWALFVNDTIVAGRLAVTPGVRLDRNNVSGTFLSPSMGATFSLGEHTVARASVARGFTAPPLVFILGGGFFIEPNPALEPERVWSYQAGLESAVTEHANVKVTLFRHESTKEIVTERVASRPPFKVAVNSGEVTRNGYEIETETAPFYNISLKAAHAYVRVESDSTRDPRTIYSFHAGVMYDDRKHRTAQLAGTYVNWDEPADSRAVYAFLWDFNFIERIRAAERTNMDLFLTVHNVTNSDAYSLYVFPNPGRWVEAGLRLRF, from the coding sequence ATGCGGAACGCGTCTTGCCGCATCCGTCACCATGTGCAGGGATCGCTGCGAAAAGCGGTGCTTCCCTTATCGGCTCTCCTCCTCATCATTATCCCCGTATGCGTCGATTCCGCGGACCATGCCGTCAAACCGGCCATGCAGGATATCCAGCTTGCGGCCGCGACCACGAAGGAAGAGCTCTTGCTCTTCTGGGAAGAGAAGGATTTGTACGTACAGTCCGCGACAAGGCACCCGAAACCGATTTCACGGGCCGCGGAGAATATAGCCGTCGTCACGGCGAAAGAGATAGAGGAGATGAACGCCCACTCCGTGGAAGAAATCCTGAACCGGGTCCCGGGTGTTTATGTCGATTTTCAGGGGCAGGATTTCAGCCCCGTGGGGCTGATACATATACAGGGGTCGATCCAGAGTGCGGAAGACCGGCATGTCGCCGTGTACCTGGACGGCGTACCGATGAACAATCTTTCCGGGGGCACCGCCGTCACCACGATGATTCCGGTCCGGATAATCGATCGGATCGAGATCGTAAAAGGCCCCGCTTCGTCGACATGGGGTTCCGCCCTGGGGGGCGTCGTAAATATCATCACGAAGGACCAGGGCGTCACCCGAACGCCGAAAGCGACGGTCAGCGCGTCCTACGGGGAAAAAAACTCGCAGGACTATAACGGGGAACTCTTCGGCCGGCCAGGCAGCGCCGGTTACTACCTGTTCGCGGGCTGGCAGGATTCGGACGGGCTGCGCGACCACCGGGCGACCGAGAAAAACAGGGCCTACGCCAAGGTCGGCGTTACCCCCTCACGTGATCTGGATCTTCTCTTCTCCGCGGGATACGGCGATCACTTCAGCGATAGCGGCGACAATCCGGTAATGCCGACACGTTCCGGCATAGACCTTTCCGTCCTTTTCGCGACCGGCTCCTTCAATTACCGCGTGTCCCCCCGAATGAGCCTGAAAGGCGCTCTCCATTATATTCGCCAGAAGTTCGACTCGTCGAGCTTCGTTCCCGCCACCGACCAGCTTCGGCGGGAGACGATCACCGACGACAGGACTTCGGGCGGTAATCTGAAACTCGTTCATGCAGGCGACAGGCACACGGTGGTGGCGGGAGCGGAATTCGGGCACGGAACGCTTCAGCAGACAATCCGTTACGGGCCCCAGTATCAATCGCCCCCCTACAATCAACCGTCATCGACCTTCGTCGAGCCCCGCGTCGATAAATGGGCGCTGTTCGTAAACGACACAATTGTCGCCGGCAGGCTTGCCGTCACTCCCGGCGTCCGGCTCGACCGCAACAACGTCAGCGGCACATTCCTGAGTCCAAGCATGGGCGCCACATTCTCCCTCGGCGAGCACACCGTGGCCCGCGCTTCCGTCGCCCGGGGGTTCACAGCGCCTCCACTGGTTTTTATCCTGGGCGGAGGGTTCTTCATCGAGCCTAACCCCGCGCTGGAACCGGAGCGGGTCTGGTCCTACCAGGCGGGGCTGGAATCGGCCGTCACGGAGCATGCGAACGTAAAGGTAACCCTTTTCCGGCATGAATCCACGAAGGAAATCGTAACGGAACGGGTCGCGTCCAGGCCGCCGTTCAAGGTCGCCGTGAACAGCGGCGAAGTCACGCGAAACGGCTATGAGATCGAGACGGAAACAGCGCCTTTCTACAATATTTCCCTTAAAGCAGCCCATGCCTACGTACGCGTCGAGTCGGATTCCACGCGGGATCCGAGGACCATTTACTCGTTTCACGCGGGCGTGATGTACGATGACAGGAAGCATCGAACGGCGCAGCTTGCAGGCACCTACGTCAATTGGGACGAACCGGCGGATTCAAGGGCGGTCTATGCGTTCCTGTGGGACTTCAACTTCATCGAAAGGATACGCGCGGCGGAAAGGACGAACATGGACCTTTTCCTGACCGTCCACAACGTGACCAACTCCGACGCATATTCTTTATACGTTTTTCCGAACCCGGGAAGGTGGGTCGAGGCCGGTTTGCGGCTCCGGTTCTGA